GCAACCAGAGGTCCAGCCAGCCGCCTATGGCGCTCAACCTGCCCAGCCATACGGCCAGCCCGCTGCTGTCGGCGGTTACCAGGCTCCGGATCCCTACTATCCCTCGGCCGGAGCTGTCCCGGCTCCTGGCGGCGTCGCCGGTCTGACTGCCGGTTTCCAGGGCATGAACCTGGGTGCTGGTGCTCCCGGCGGTAttccacaacagcaaccgcaaCAGCTCCCCCCTCAGGCGAGAGCTGGTCCTTTGAATCAGCTTTACCCGACTGATCTCCTCAACCAGCCATTCAATGTGTCTGAATTGgacctccctccaccccccatcatcttgCCTCCCAACGTAGGTCTTTTGTATCCGGAATCTACCACCTCCGGACATGCTAACATATCTCGCAGGCGAGCGtcaccccatccccagatGCGAACTGCCTTCCCAAGTACGTGCGATCCACGCTCAATGCCGTCCCAACGACCCACAGCCTCCTCAAGAAGAGCAAACTTCCCTTTTCGCTGGTGATCCAACCCTATGCCGCCCTCCACGATCTCGATGACCCCGTCCCTGTGGTCCAAGACCAAGTCATCTCCCGCTGCCGGAGATGCAGATCCTACATTAACCCCTTCGTGACCTTCTTGGATCACGGCCACCGGTGGAGATGCAACATGTGCAACCTCACCAACGACGTTCCCCAGGCCTTTGACTGGGATGCTGCTGCGCAGAAGAGTGTGGACCGGTGGCAACGGCACGAGCTCAACCACGCCGTGGTTGAGTTCGTTGCTCCTCAGGAGTACATGGTCAGACCACCCCAACCGCTGGTCTAcctgtttttgtttgatgTCAGCTACGCTTCCGTCTCTAGCGGTCTCCTGGCCACGGCAGCCCGCACTATTGAGGCCAGCCTCGACAGAATACCGAACGCTGACCGCCGTACCCGTCTCGGCTTTATGGCTGTCGATTCGAGCCTGCATTACTTTTCGGTCCCCAAAGACACGGACGAGAATGGCGAAACAAGCATGCTTGTGGTTAGCGATCTTGACGAGCCCTTCCTTCCGGTTCCCGGCGAGCTGTTGGTTCCCCTGACCGAGTCCCGCCGGAGTATCGAAAACTTCCTCACCAAACTTCCCAAGATGTTTGAGCATAATCAGGATAATGGCTCTTGCATGGGCTCTGCTCTTCGTGCAGGAGACAAACTGATCTCTCCCTTGGGTGGCAAGCTTGTTGTTTTGAGCGCATCACTGCCTAATGTCGGACACGGAAAGCTCACAATGAGAGAGGACAAGAAGCTTCTGGGCACTTCTAAGGAAGGCTCTCTGCTTCAGACTGCCGCGACGTTCTACAAGTCCTTTGCGGTGGAGTGTTCCAAGAACCAGGTGTCGATTGACATGTTCCTCTTCTCATCGCAATATCAGGATGTGGCTTCTCTGAGCAATCTCCCGAGATATACGGGTGGTCAGACGTGGTTTTATCCTGGGTGGAACGCTGGGCGTGCCGAGGATGCTATCAAGTTTGCCTCTGAATTCAGGGACTATCTGTCTTCGGAGATTGGGTTGGAAGCTGTCCTTCGCGTGCGTGCTACTACCGGCTTGCGCATGAGTACGTTTTATGGCAACTTTTTCACCCGAAGCTCCGACTTGTGTGCTTTCCCGGCATTCCCTCGCGACCAGTGCtatgtggtggaggtggcgatTGATGAGAATTTGACCAAGGATGTTGTTTGCATGCAGACGGCCGTCTTGCACACGACTTGCAACGGCGAGCGCCGCATCCGCGTCATGACGCTTGCTCTGCCCACCACGACCAACCTTGCCGATGTGTACGCTTCGGCCGACCaggccgccatcaccacatacTACACGCACAAGGCTGTTGAAAGAGCATTGGGCAGCGGTTTGGATTCGGCGAGAGATCTTCTCCAGAAAACAATCACGGACCTTTTACAGACGTTCAAGAAAGAGCTGGCAGGCGGCAGCATGGGCGGTGGACTCCAGTTCCCATCCAACTTGCGTGGCCTTCCAGCACTGTTCCTCGGCTTGATGAAGCATGTTGGTCTGAGGAAGTCGGCCCAGATTCCATCGGATCTGAGGTCGGCTGCTCTGTGCCTTCTTTCTACTCTTCCGGTTCCTCTTTTGATGCAGTACATCTACCCCCGGCTGTACTCTCTTCACGATATGCCTGACAATGCCGGTATTCCGGACCCCGAAACAAGTCAAATCGTGCTCCCGCCCCCTCTCAACTTGTCATCAGAAAAGTTTGTTCCCTACGGTCTGTATCTGATTGACGACGGGCAAACACAATTCCTGTGGGTGGGTCGCGAAGCGGTGCCTCAGCTTCTTGTTGATGTGTTTGATGTTGCGGACCGGACGCAGCTCCAGGTTGGCAAGGCCACACTCAAGGAGCTGGACAATGACTTCAATGAGCGGGTCCGGGCTGTCATTCAGAAGAGTCGAGACCACAAGTCCAAGGGCGTGGGAAGCATCATCGTCCCGCATCTCTACATTGTTcgggaggatggcgagccTAGCTTGAAGCTATGGGCTCAGACATTGCTGGTGGAGGACCGGGCGGACCAAGGACTGAGCTACGTACAATGGATGGGCTCCTTGAGAGAAAAGGTAAGTTCCTAGCAAGACAATGAGGAGCATGGGCTCCAGCCAGTGCGACAGGCTTCATTGCTAACGCCGGAGTCCAGGTTGTTCAATAATCGAGGGGCGTCGTAGTTTAGGGGATATCGAACGCAGCATTCTTCAGGGTGTTTCGAGAACCAAGCAAGGCTAGAGAAAGAAGTTTTACGAGTTTACATCAATGAATAGCTATTCCCAACCCACGTTACCGGGATGACTGAATACTGTGTGgtcttgggggaggtgaCCAGCCTACATGTTCTGCTCCAATATACCTGACGTGTTGACAGGCCACAGCTGGCCCATCGGGGGGACATCAGCCTCTCCCGGCACTGGGTACCAGTTGAGTGCCGGAGGTTATATACAACTGTGGATATATGGTACCCAGAATAGCAGTACCCCACTGGGTCGCCTTTACTGGCCGCAAGGGATATGCCTTCACTTGTGGCTCTTGTA
The sequence above is a segment of the Podospora pseudoanserina strain CBS 124.78 chromosome 5, whole genome shotgun sequence genome. Coding sequences within it:
- the SEC24 gene encoding COPII subunit (COG:U; EggNog:ENOG503NVER), whose protein sequence is MSGASNDGYGQYPPQQPGDHQQQPPYPDQAYDNAAPVAPGHAADHGRKKKRQYAASAFDVGVGGNVVAGGQPVPGAAPYGAPAAVPAYGGYPAQPEVQPAAYGAQPAQPYGQPAAVGGYQAPDPYYPSAGAVPAPGGVAGLTAGFQGMNLGAGAPGGIPQQQPQQLPPQARAGPLNQLYPTDLLNQPFNVSELDLPPPPIILPPNASVTPSPDANCLPKYVRSTLNAVPTTHSLLKKSKLPFSLVIQPYAALHDLDDPVPVVQDQVISRCRRCRSYINPFVTFLDHGHRWRCNMCNLTNDVPQAFDWDAAAQKSVDRWQRHELNHAVVEFVAPQEYMVRPPQPLVYLFLFDVSYASVSSGLLATAARTIEASLDRIPNADRRTRLGFMAVDSSLHYFSVPKDTDENGETSMLVVSDLDEPFLPVPGELLVPLTESRRSIENFLTKLPKMFEHNQDNGSCMGSALRAGDKLISPLGGKLVVLSASLPNVGHGKLTMREDKKLLGTSKEGSLLQTAATFYKSFAVECSKNQVSIDMFLFSSQYQDVASLSNLPRYTGGQTWFYPGWNAGRAEDAIKFASEFRDYLSSEIGLEAVLRVRATTGLRMSTFYGNFFTRSSDLCAFPAFPRDQCYVVEVAIDENLTKDVVCMQTAVLHTTCNGERRIRVMTLALPTTTNLADVYASADQAAITTYYTHKAVERALGSGLDSARDLLQKTITDLLQTFKKELAGGSMGGGLQFPSNLRGLPALFLGLMKHVGLRKSAQIPSDLRSAALCLLSTLPVPLLMQYIYPRLYSLHDMPDNAGIPDPETSQIVLPPPLNLSSEKFVPYGLYLIDDGQTQFLWVGREAVPQLLVDVFDVADRTQLQVGKATLKELDNDFNERVRAVIQKSRDHKSKGVGSIIVPHLYIVREDGEPSLKLWAQTLLVEDRADQGLSYVQWMGSLREKVVQ